TTCGGACACGGACACGGACTCGAGTTCGAGCGCCCCGACCGACGACGGGCGAGTAGATGAATCGACTGCAGACGACGCTCCGGGCGCGGCGGACAGCGGTGAGCCGAGTGAAACGAGGCGATCCACATCAGATCCCAGATCTGAGGGCGGCAGTCCGAGCGACTCGCACGAGGGCCGCCACGAGCAGGCTGACGGCGGATACAGCGAGGAACGCACGCCGCCGGAGCAGCGCGACCGCGAGTCACCACCCGAATCCGGGACGGAACCCGGACCCGAGGAACCGGGCGAACCCGCCGGTCAACCGTCGACCGGCGGCCTCGCCGACCGGGCCGCGTTCTGGCTCAGCGCCCTGTTCGGGCTGGCGCTGGCCGTCGGCTCCGTCGCGCTCGTCTCCGGCCGCGCGCCGTTCTTCGAGGACGTGCTGCGGATCCGCCCGTCCGTCGAGGGCGGCGGCGTCGGCGCCGACTGGGTCGCCGGCAACACCGAACCGGTCCTCGAGGCGATGATTACCGTCGTCCACTTCGCGGACGTCATTATGGGAATCTTCATCCTCGTGATGGTGTTCGTCCACTGGGCGGCGTTCCGCCGGCTGGGCGCGCGGATGCGGCCGCCAAGCGGGACGCAACGGCGGGAAGCCGCCGCGGCGACGGACGGCGGCGTCAGCGAGAGCGGTGGCGACACCGATGCCGACGGCGACGGCGCCGGTGCTGACGATGCTACGACCGAGGACCGAGCCGGCGACGACGGCCCCGGAGGTGATCGGCCGTGACCAACCTCGACCACGGCAAGTTCTCGCGGGCCACCACGATGTTCCACTCGCTGCTGGCGCTGACCGTGTTCGTCCTGTTCTTCACGGGCTACGCCATCGCCTTCAACACGGAGCTGTGGTGGCTCGTCGAGCTGATGGGCGGCAACGAGGGCGTGCTCTCGATCCACCGCGCGGCCGGCTTCGCGCTGATCGCGCTGACCGGATTCTGGGTGCCGTACGTGCTGCTTCGCTCGAGCAGTCGGTCGAACTTCCGCTCAGTGCTGCCGAGCCCGGACGACGCGCGGGCGTTCATTCAGGACGTCAAGTTCGCGCTCGGCCGGGCCGACGAGCGCCACCCGTCGGCGCGCCAGTTTGCGGGGTTCAAGGCCGACGAGGTGCCGCTGCTGTCGTACGTCGGCAAGGGGGTCATCTGGATCTTCACCGTCGAACTGATCCTGTTGATGATCTCGGGGCTGCTCATCTGGCAGAAGACCTGGCTGATCGACTTCTACAACTCGCAGTCGGTCGCCATGGCCTTCGTCGCGTTCCACGGCCTCCTCGGGATCATCATGCTGATGGGCGTGATGTTCCACACCTTCGAGCACGGGTTCCACCCCGCGTTCTACCCCGTCGAGATGAAGGCGTTCCTGCCGAAGGGGATGACGCCGAACTTCCACGGCGACCCCGACGAGTACGACACGACCGGCATCGAGCGCCTCCGGCGCAAACCCTCGTGGCGGTGGGCGACCAACGTCGTCGCCGTGCTCGTCGTCGTCGGTATCGTCAGCGTGATGATGGCCAGCCTCGAGTACGGCGGCTACCCGGTGCCCGACACGCTGGCGTTCGGCGAGGGCAGCGTCCTCCGGACGATCGGGATCAACGCCGGGATCTTCGTGTTGCTGCTCGGGTTGTTGCTCTCAATGTACGGCAACGTCCTTCGGGCGCGGTACCTGAGCCAGCGCGGCGAACAGCGAGCGACGGGAGCGGCGACGGACGGGGGCGAGCCGAGCGCGGCGAGTCGAGCCGACGACTCGGCCGATCCCGGCGACGACTGAGTAGTCCTCGAGTTTTTCTCGCGGGTATCGTTGACGGACAGGTGGATGAACCGTCGAACCGTAAGCGCTCGTTACGCGCCTCGAGTCCGTCGGAAATCCGACCGCTCGCACCGGGATTTACGTGTTGTTACGGCGTGTGTGATAGCATGGCAGACTTGCTGTACTCGATCTACGCCGTCGCCGTCCTCGTCGTCGCCGTCGGCGGGCTCGTCGGGGTCGCCTTCGGGACGCCCAGCGGCGGCGGGACCGCGGGTCGAAACTATCGCTACGACGCGCTCGTGATCGTCGCCGCGCTCTTCATCGCGGCGCTGATCGCCGAGTTCCTGCTGTAGCCGACTGTCGTCGGCTGTCGATGCTCGAGCGTGCCACCGACGGGTGGTGCTCGAGCCGTCCCGGTAAGTTGCCGCTGACGACTACCGAGGACACCGAGAACGAAATCCGCCCGTTAGTCGATAACGCCCGTCTTTCGTGCGACTTCGTGGGCCGCTCGTTCGTTCATCCCGTCGCCCAGAATCGTGTACCGGTCGCGGATCTCGTGGCAGGTCGTCAG
The DNA window shown above is from Halopiger xanaduensis SH-6 and carries:
- a CDS encoding cytochrome b/b6 domain-containing protein, with the translated sequence MTNLDHGKFSRATTMFHSLLALTVFVLFFTGYAIAFNTELWWLVELMGGNEGVLSIHRAAGFALIALTGFWVPYVLLRSSSRSNFRSVLPSPDDARAFIQDVKFALGRADERHPSARQFAGFKADEVPLLSYVGKGVIWIFTVELILLMISGLLIWQKTWLIDFYNSQSVAMAFVAFHGLLGIIMLMGVMFHTFEHGFHPAFYPVEMKAFLPKGMTPNFHGDPDEYDTTGIERLRRKPSWRWATNVVAVLVVVGIVSVMMASLEYGGYPVPDTLAFGEGSVLRTIGINAGIFVLLLGLLLSMYGNVLRARYLSQRGEQRATGAATDGGEPSAASRADDSADPGDD